The stretch of DNA agcattctctctctctctctctctcacacacacacacacacacacacacacacacacacacacacacacacacacacacacacacacacacacattcttgttacCTTGTAacttcccatacacacacacacacactctctctctctctcacctcactcccattcctttcttatcttttgtaataaataaactctgtgagcaGAACTTTGGGGCATTTGCCTTGTGCTTTTGCCACAACTTGCaatttggttgtatgtctgcaTTATTGTGTCTCTCCTTTTGTCTTCaactgcaggaaatgggtttattgataaatatatattgataaaatccctaacagagtTGAAGGCAGACACATCGATGATGCTGAAGAAAAGAATCTGTGGCCACAACTGATCTTTCTTCTGCAGCTGTAGGTGCTGACAACCTACAATAGACCAAAGTACAAATATGCCTTCTGAATACTAAAAAAAGGTACATGCAGTAATAATTGTGTAAAAGCCAAGCACAtaccttgtccaagttgtcaACACCTCCTTTGCAGTGGTTGTAATCTGTGATGATCACAGGTTTCTTCTTATCATCATGGACAGCTGGCCCTCTGTgtttgctgctgcccccccccccccccccccccccccgtttaggAATCTAGCTCACTGCTGTGGTTGTCTTTGTGAAGGCAAAAGCAGAGGACAGAACAGGTCTCCCCTTCAGCTGCAGGAGTTTGGGTGGAAGTTCTGGCTTATTCTTTCTGATGGTACCAACCAGAGCCACTTTCCTCTTCAGGAGCTCCTGCACAAGTGAATATGTTGTAAAAAAAATTAATGTGACAGTGACTCCTTGGAGCTCCCCGGTCATCTCCAAAATGACACGTTTTCCCTGGCCGACCTCTGCAGCCTCACCAGCAATTTTCCCCGTGTAAACCTGACACTTCCCGGCATAGGAAGTGGCACCATCAGCAGTGACCCAGATTTTCAAACCGTACTTTGCTGGTTTACTTGGCATATACTGGCGAAACTTGCACCTGCCTCTGAAAGGGACAAGCTGCTCATGAACACACACCTAACCCAGAtggaaggtgtaaaatagcatgatatgggCCTGTTAAGATAAGATAGCCTAAATTAATCTTTTCAACTTTGACAAATGATTGCTTTATTAAAACTTAAGTAAAATTTTTTATATCAGATTTTATGGTTTTTGTAGGATTCATGTAAATAAACAGGAGAGAACCCCACTACTAATCTATTTGGACTCCTCTCGGTCCATTCCTGCCTTCATTATTGAGTTCATCACTGAGTTTTGGTTCTTCACACATTTGCTTTTGGGTTCAGTTGTGAACGCATCACAACAGAGACCATCATCCAGGATCAGCATGATGACAAATAATGAAGGCATAGGGTCATATATGAGTCATATAACACCGTTTTAtttgccgttttttttttttttacttttgaccTTTGAAGTGAACAAGAACCAAATGCTGTTTTTTTCCAGCTGCAGTTATATTGCAATACTGCAAGCGACATTTATTTGAAGGGGAAATGCAGCAGCTGGTGTTGTAGTTAAAATCATCTAAACACCTGGTGACATCACTTTTGAACAATAGTCCTTGCTTGGCAACAGATCACATTGAGTCGTCTGTAGAAGGTGATGCATTTAAAGCCCCAATAAATAATTTGAAAAGCTTCATCTGAACATCACTAAAAAGACAAATTGTGATCAAGGACACAATCTTGCCTGAAGCAGTGGGTGGGGCAATCTGGGGCAGCTCTGCAGTGGATGAGGTCCTATCTCTTGGACAGAACCTTCAGTGTGTGCTTATTCAGATGATGCTCCACTGAAATGAGGGGTTCCTCAGGAATCTGTTCTGGGCCCTCTTTTTTCTCCATCTGCTCTCCCTGGAAATGCTCTAAGAAATCATCAGATTCCATTTGTATGCCAATGACGGCCAAATTCAGCTGCCAGTGAAACAAGGTTAGTTGCATATGCTCAGCTTTTGGATGAGGCACAGgttaaaatgccccccccccccaaataattgTCAGATGCATGGTCTGAACCACATATTTGCTCTATTCAAGACTAGGATCGCCATTATGGGTGTCAGGTTTAGATTTTACCCTGACACTTACTCCTAGGCAAATGTAGCAGTTAGATCTTATTTATTCCAGCTGCAATGCCTCCAACTAGCCAAAGCTTTCATAGCAGAATTTTGACAAATGCTTTTGCATTGtcaaggctggactattgcagttCCCTGTATGTCACACTAAATCAGTGAGTACTGTCAAGACTCCAGCTGGTGCAAAAACAAAAATTTTATTTGTAAGGTCATTTTTAACCCTTGCATATGCTGCAGTGGCTACTTTTAAAAAAGAGTTTAAAGTGCTAGTTTTAGTTTTCCAGTCACTTGATACTTTAAGTCTGCTCATGACAATTTTCCAAGTCTGGTTTTTAACTGCTCACGTTGGGAGACAAGTCTtagtattaaaaaaaaaattatgcatTTGCAGCCAGTTGAAACTCCTACAGTCTGAACATAAACAGTTATTCCCAGAGTTCCGAGCTTAGAATCAGTGAGTTACAGTTAAACTAGAACGCCGGGTGATTAACATGTGGTACCCTAGAACTTCTTTATAGAAGCATAGTGAGGAACCAGCTGGCAGTTTTAATTTATGGTAGTCTTTTATTTAAACAATCGAAACAGAAACCCCAGaacaatatttttaaatattggaGCCTTAAAACATCTTCAGCAGCCTGTGACTTAAGCCTTGTGATGATGTCCTTTgccgtggtggtgatgatgatattgaGGCTCATCTTGGTAGAGCTGCGTTGGGGTGTAGCGGAACTGGTTGAACAGCAGGCGCTTAAGGTTGTAATTGGACCGAGACTTGAAAGCGTACACCTCATCCTCGTCCTCCACAGGAGTGAAGACAGGCTCATCCTCACCACTGGTGTCAGATGAAGAGCTCCAGGTCTCCTCAGTCTGCTGGTAAGGTCCACTGCTACCTGTAGCTCCTTGCTGACCAACCTGAGGGATGCCCTGCTGGACCAGATAAGGAGAAGAACCCTCACCCACAGCAGTACTGGTGCTGCCACCATAGTAAAGCCCTGGATTGCTGCTATAACCCACAGAACCACTAGATTGCTGAGGATAGCCACTGTAGCCCACGTAGCCACTAGCCTGTCCCACAGGTTTCTCATAAGCTGGTGGGGACTGAGCTTGTCCAGAAGGTGAAGCCAAATACATCCACATGGG from Nothobranchius furzeri strain GRZ-AD chromosome 5, NfurGRZ-RIMD1, whole genome shotgun sequence encodes:
- the LOC129163486 gene encoding uncharacterized protein → MRVLWISFLLIGGIFCAPQQAVPEGEPPMWMYLASPSGQAQSPPAYEKPVGQASGYVGYSGYPQQSSGSVGYSSNPGLYYGGSTSTAVGEGSSPYLVQQGIPQVGQQGATGSSGPYQQTEETWSSSSDTSGEDEPVFTPVEDEDEVYAFKSRSNYNLKRLLFNQFRYTPTQLYQDEPQYHHHHHGKGHHHKA